One window of the uncultured Paludibaculum sp. genome contains the following:
- a CDS encoding lytic transglycosylase domain-containing protein, whose protein sequence is MTRFALFLAVATLPLAAADIAVLHTGARIRAQHIEKVDDRYILTTADSRIELKADLIAELEHEEGPPPPQAAMAGEPAPLPPTKPADPKKLVTEAALRYGLPPAIVHALAMTESAYQPNAISRAGAIGVMQLMPGTAQSLNADPNDVEQNIDAGTRLLRELLVKYENDPNPVRRALAAYNAGSGAVAKYNGVPPYRETQTYVEKVIERYWKQVNAQPTGSLAVPDSAAQTPAQ, encoded by the coding sequence ATGACGCGCTTCGCTCTTTTCCTCGCTGTCGCCACTCTGCCGCTCGCCGCGGCCGATATCGCCGTGCTCCACACCGGAGCGCGGATCCGCGCCCAGCATATTGAGAAGGTCGACGACCGGTACATTCTTACCACCGCTGACAGTCGGATTGAGTTAAAGGCGGATCTGATTGCGGAATTGGAGCATGAGGAAGGCCCGCCTCCGCCGCAAGCGGCTATGGCGGGCGAGCCCGCCCCCTTGCCGCCCACTAAACCAGCGGATCCCAAGAAGTTGGTCACGGAGGCCGCGCTCCGGTACGGATTGCCGCCCGCCATCGTCCACGCTCTAGCCATGACGGAATCGGCGTATCAGCCCAACGCGATCTCTCGCGCCGGCGCTATCGGCGTGATGCAGTTGATGCCCGGCACCGCGCAGTCTCTGAACGCCGACCCGAACGACGTTGAGCAGAACATCGATGCCGGCACACGCCTGCTGCGTGAACTGCTGGTGAAGTACGAGAACGACCCCAACCCGGTCCGGCGTGCCTTGGCTGCGTACAACGCGGGGTCGGGCGCTGTCGCGAAGTACAACGGCGTCCCACCTTATCGGGAAACCCAGACCTACGTCGAGAAGGTGATCGAGCGCTACTGGAAGCAGGTTAACGCTCAGCCGACGGGATCACTTGCAGTTCCAGATTCTGCGGCCCAGACTCCCGCACAGTGA